A part of Apium graveolens cultivar Ventura unplaced genomic scaffold, ASM990537v1 ctg576, whole genome shotgun sequence genomic DNA contains:
- the LOC141702803 gene encoding uncharacterized protein LOC141702803: MGLDEAMSEKVAVATKAKEASEILENNFKGIDNIKKVRLQTLRGEFEALHMKETESVQDYFTRVSSVVNQIKRYGEKIDDEQANDTEAMSIDQLMGSIQAYAERLIKKEKPDSHTLQTNVSYGENNMKEQKQYQKRVQNHERGRGRGRGGNFGRGRGRSTESQTFNNERTFNYSRGRGNHVAKRGGYRRYDKSNIQCYACQKYGHYANECRNSNIKKDEKANYVEAKEDEELLLLIANREEKDRKV; the protein is encoded by the exons ATGGGCTTAGATGAAGCCATGTCTGAGAAAGTTGCTGTAGCAACTAAGGCAAAAGAAGCCTCAGAAATATTGGAGAACAATTTCAAGGGAATCGATAACATAAAAAAGGTCCGTCTTCAAACTCTACGCGGTGAATTTGAAGCATTACATATGAAGGAAACTGAATCAGTCCAAGACTATTTTACAAGAGTATCCTCAGTGGTCAATCAAATAAAGCGTTACGGAGAAAAGATTGATGATGAAC AAGCAAATGATACGGAAGCCATGTCTATCGATCAACTCATGGGATCTATACAAGCATATGCAGAGAGATTAATAAAGAAGGAAAAACCAGATTCTCACACTCTTCAAACTAATGTCTCGTATGGAGAAAATAACATGAAAGAGCAGAAACAATACCAAAAAAGAGTACAAAATCATGAACGAGGAAGAGGCCGAGGCAGAGGTGGAAATTTTGGTCGAGGTCGTGGCCGATCTACCGAAAGCCAAACTTTTAATAATGAAAGGACATTCAACTACTCAAGAGGACGTGGAAATCATGTTGCTAAAAGAGGCGGATACAGAAGGTATGATAAATCAAATATTCAATGTTATGCTTGCCAAAAATATGGTCATTATGCCAATGAATGTAGGAACTCAAATATTAAAAAAGATGAGAAAGCTAATTATGTGGAAGCAAAGGAGGATGAAGAATTGCTATTGTTAATTGCAAACAGAGAAGAAAAAGATAGAAAAGTATGA